One Drosophila ananassae strain 14024-0371.13 chromosome XR, ASM1763931v2, whole genome shotgun sequence genomic window, AGCTCGGCTTCTACTACTCCCatcgcctcctccaccacAAGCACATCTACAAGTACATCCACAAGCAGCACCACGAGTGGACGGCCCCCATCTCGGTCACGGCGATCTATTGCCATCCCATCGAGCACATCTTCAGCAACCTGCTGCCCCCCTTCATGGGCGTCTTTCTCATGGGCAGTCACGTGGCCACCGCCTGGCTCTGGTTCGCCCTGGCCATCCTCTCCACCCTCAACGCCCACTCCGGCTACCATCTGCCCTTCTTTCCCAGCCCCGAGGCCCATGATTTTCATCATTTGAAGTAAGTCTTTGAGAGTGGGGGTTTGAAATCTTATATTTCTAGTTTTggataattttgttttagtttttcttgaAGTATTTTAGcttattttttaactatttatgGAGGGCTTTACTTTGGAACTTTAGCTCttttatatattcttcatTTTTTGTCCCAATTTATAATTGTTTTGGAAACTATCATAAATACTAGAcaagtttaaagtttaaaaacatGTTCTAAAATGAtctaattttttcaaaaatattcaaacatGTTCAAAAAAGTTTGTAACatcaaaaatacaattttctaACAAAGTTTGTAATAAGAAGCATAATTTTTTGTCCCTATTTCGTATTGATTTTGAAAACTATGACAAATACTATCTATATTCAAGTTGAAAAACATGTTCTAAAATGttctaatattttctaaaatttttaaaaatgcttaaaacattttccaacttaaaaattacattttttgaatagtttgtacaaaaaactttaattttttgtccTTATTTCATAATTGTTTTGAGAACCATGTTTAAAAACATGTTCAAAAATGTTCAAACATTttctaaaatattcaaaaatgctCCAACATGCTTAAAAGTATTCAAAGAAATTTTTCAACTTcaaaataactttttttaaCTAAATTTCTAAGAATATTATGACTATATCTCCTAATTTCCTGCCAATTGTCTATATATCTCTCACTATAACCCTCTCCCCCTTGCAGATTCAACAACTGTTTTGGAGTTTTGGGCGTTCTGGACCGCCTCCATGGCACCGACTCCCTGTTCCGGGCCACCAAGTCCTATGCGCGCCACATCATGATGCTCAGCTTCAAGCCCCCGCGAGACGCCTTTCCCGACTCCACAATGAAGTGAAGTTCTAATTTCTGGACACTTATGGCACACAATTAGCACTTTagttgcctttttttttgttctcttCTATATCTGTGAATACAAATTTTGAATTGTGATATCGAGACCAGGATAATCCTATTTTGTACACCCCCAGACAcacacccccccccccccccccccaagAGAAATGTTAAATGCGATTAATAAAGTTAatgtaaattataaaaaataataaataaaaaataaaaaatagaaaaacaagTGGGTTTAACAATCATAAGCGTATGTAATATAcgtaatatttaatattaggATACATCGTTAACAACTAAGTACTAAGGGACTAagatatataatatagataatatatattatagatTTCTTCACtcaatttcataaaaaaaaaagaatttaaaactAAGTTTCATAAGGGGGAGTATGGGATATATATGGATGATCCGAAGAGCCAGTGTCTTCCAGGGGTCTCAGGGAACTAAACTAAAGATTGATGGACGGGCCTGGAGGGGAGGGATAGCCGGATGCTATTGCTTCACCGCCTGGGCCACGCCCTGGCCACTGCCGCTCCTCTTCAGCTTGGACTCGAACTCCCCGAGGACCTCCTTGTAGTGAGGACCGAGCTCCTCGCGGACCGCCTCGTACCAGCGGGCCAGCTTGTTGCGGTTCTGGAACGCATTATACCCGATggattctaaaaaaaaaaataaatatattagtAACAGATTAGTTATAGATTATAGATTAGTTGTAGATTAGTGTACTTGGCTGATCTATTTCACAAATGGCACTGAGATCCGCAAAGGATATGTTGTCGCCCAGCATGAACTTGCGAGAGTTGAGGAAGAGCTGCTCGAATTCGTTCAGTGTATGCTCCAACTGCTTCCCAGCCACATTcacctaaaaaatatatttaaaaaataattaaataataattttaaacaattaagAGTTAGAAAAGAGATGAGGACTCACCGCATTATCGGTGGGACGGGTCTTTTGGAGATATGGCACTAGCCACTTCTGCTGGAAGTACTCGGTGGTGGCCACGCCCATGTTGCTCTGCTGCCAGGCCAGGTACTCGTCGATCCTGCTCCGTCCCAGATGGCGCCGCGGATACCAGTGCTCCGGCACCAGTTTCTCCCTGGCCAGGTGCCGGAAAATGGCCGAGTTCTCCGACAGCTGATAGCCGTGATCCGTGATGGCCGGCAGCTTACGGAACCGGTTCACCTTGTCCCGGAACTCTCCCGTCAGGTGTTCGCCTGGAATGGGTTTTTAGGGGGCGGGGGAGGCGATTAAAAACCTGTCTCTTAAAGTCTCTTAGTCCAATGCCTAATTGTTTTTAGTTAGTCAGCTAATTATTTATTACAATTCTGCAGTTCtttgttttctattattttctttaacgGAAGACagtatttaaaaaaggagtattatttacaaaaaattattaaattccttagtattttttgtattatctTATGTTCTATGTCCTTAAAATAACTATTATCCAAGTTCTTAGGgtcttttcttaaaaaataggTATTTctagatgccttaaaacacataaaactatatcttaTTTTCTTATCGGTTTAATATTCCTTCTTTTAGATACAAAGACTGCTTTCTGAGGGGAATAGAAATCATAAAGactatatatataagtatatagaatttataaagtatatgatacccggtactcttcTCAAACCTAAAATGGTGTTATTTTTTAGAACTTCTttctatattattatattataatttttattcccCTTTTTAATGTATTATTCCTTCTAATCCTCCTTCTaatttagaatatatatagGCTAAAAAAGAATATAGAAAGATATAGAATCTTATTTCTACATCTTATATCTTTTCTTATattctttatcttttttttagaATCCCTTTCAGAATCAACAACTGGGAATTTTTGGGaggaaataaaagaaaagaaaaacagaatatgtgatacctggtacttttcTCATCAAGACCCTAAAAAGGGTTTCATTTTAAGTTATATATTCTTCTATATTCTGTATAttcaactatttttttaaggGATATTGAAATCAGAAATACagactatatgatacctgATACTCTTCCTATTCCAACCCTAAAAACCCAAacttttttcacactttttcTGCTAATATCTAACAAAAACTatcatatttaatattaaatattatatgttCCCCAATTATAATCCCCCTGCAATCATCATCCGATCGCTGGATGGCCTGATGCCCATTCCCAGATACCAGAACCAGATACTCTCACACGGCAACaggttattattattattgttttgttttgattcCGAGTCGAAAATTTGGCAATTATAGATAACGATACCGGAATACGAAAGAATTATTGCCCTCGAAAGGGGGGCGTGTCTGGGCCAGGGTGAGTGTGAAAGTCAAAGTCATTGTCAAGGTCATGAAATAAAGGGGGacagtgggtggttgggtggttagGTGGTTCGGATGGTGCCATATTGAAAGCCAAACGAAAAATAAAGAGTTGGAAACAGAAACGTGCACTTGTGAGGCTTTTTGTCGGGGATTCTCTAAAAATAATCACCACAATCTGGATctggtggaaaaaaaaaacaaattacgaTTATTGGGGTGGTGCGGAGTGGAGTGCAAGTGGAATAACAAAGAAATTAAGTGAAAATTTCATGGAAACCTAATTGATTAGTCAGCCAAGTAGCCAGTCGGCCAGCCAGCCAGTTCCCAGTGGCAAGCCGCGATTCCATTCTATAATCATCTGATTAGATTTGAATGTCCGGACggtaatttttcaatttttcaatttttcaattttataattgcCGACTGGCTCAGTTGGGAAAAAAAAAGCGCCAACAGAAGCTGACAATCATGATTGATTAGTGGTGACTTTGATGGTCCAGCCAAAGGGCAACTCGTGTGGGAATCGTGATTGAGGGAATCGATTAGGGAGAGGTCTATAGGGTGTTATTACTAGGGGATTATCAGGTGTTCTTGGAAAAGTACTGGGTATCATATAGTCTGTCTTAGACTCtatatttattgatttataTATGATATTTTCATAATCTAACTTTGCTCTCCTTTATAGAGAAGAGTTTTAGgaataaaggaaataaaagtaccgggtattatACAGTCTGGCCTAAGTTTTCAGCTTGTTTGGTTAAATACTAAaactatttattattaattaattttctggGGACTACTTATTCCTGGTTTTGgactggtttttttttttttagaaaatctaggaaaagtaccgggtattatATAGTCTgctttattttgatttattaatatattataattctaaaatctatttttgttgttattaagCTTCCTTTTATAAGGACATAGTGTTTAGGGGATAAGAGGAAAGAATAGTACCGGGTATTATACAGCTTCTCTAAAGTTTTCAgcttttttaagtaaaaaacgaaataaaaaaacctATAAAACTATATATTTGAACTATTATATCAAAGTTGAAGTGAAATATTAAGGGGAATATAGACTTGAAAGATAAGAGatataaaagaaaaggaagaaaagtaccgggtatacAGTCTGCCTTATGATTTCAGTTGATTTgatggaaaattaaatataaaaaatatttctagttACAATATTAAGAGACAAACTCTATACAtcaaattttatataaaaatcaaGTGATATATTATACACTTTTAAGATACTATAGGCTATCTATATTCTTGAAGGTAAAGATTTAAAGAATTCTATACTTTAAAGATACTATAGCCTATATAGAAGACTTTTTTGACCTCCAGTAACCTCCAACAACCTCCAATAACCTCCAATTCTATTCACAGACCATTAAATAGCCAAACAAACCGGCCAAAAGACACTCGATGGACAATTGTCAAAAGTGCATACTAAAATGGGGTTAAGAAATATCAGTATGGGCCTTGTTTGTGTTTATGGCCAATTGAGCGACGGCTGGCTCGGCTCCCACTTGATCCCAATTGCAGTTGGCTGGTGGAGTCTTGGCCAGATTAGATTCCTTGCGTCATGCTCGTGTGGCATGAAACCAAACAGAAACcccaaacagaaacagaaacagaaaagtGAACAACAAACA contains:
- the LOC6505184 gene encoding glutathione S-transferase theta-3 — protein: MSQPLKFYFDFLNQSSRALYILLEASKIPFEAIPISMLKGEHLTGEFRDKVNRFRKLPAITDHGYQLSENSAIFRHLAREKLVPEHWYPRRHLGRSRIDEYLAWQQSNMGVATTEYFQQKWLVPYLQKTRPTDNAVNVAGKQLEHTLNEFEQLFLNSRKFMLGDNISFADLSAICEIDQPKSIGYNAFQNRNKLARWYEAVREELGPHYKEVLGEFESKLKRSGSGQGVAQAVKQ